Proteins found in one Phalacrocorax carbo chromosome 14, bPhaCar2.1, whole genome shotgun sequence genomic segment:
- the LOC135315672 gene encoding E3 ubiquitin-protein ligase RNF182-like, whose protein sequence is MAQQDGERGPQAMALTAPELECKICYSRYDARARRPKLLCCGHRLCAKCLCNMVVLGQASPCQLRCPFCRRHSPVPSGDVQQLQDDGEALALLTGRERAKKRGPPRSPEVLLCPSVLEPVPGPDCLVVTILEVPEDVAPPEGLGRLEVVRLYRSASLGTLPCHSPGQKCHSWGWRAVPRFILGVLCLLYFSSLPFGIYLLLIEHHSLGIVLVSLVPSTLLLCIVYSLCQCLCREVFGFPHS, encoded by the coding sequence ATGGCCCAGCAGGATGGCGAGCGGGGACCTCAGGCGATGGCACTCACAGCCCCCGAGCTGGAGTGCAAGATCTGCTACAGCCGCTACGATGCCCGCGCCCGCAGACCCAAGCTGCTCTGCTGCGGCCACCGCCTCTGTGCCAAGTGCCTGTGCAATATGGTGGTACTGGGGCAAGCGTCGCCCTGCCAGCTCCGCTGCCCCTTCTGCCGCCGGCACAGCCCTGTGCCCAGTGGGGatgtgcagcagctgcaggatgaCGGTGAGGCGCTGGCACTGCTGACAGGCCGTGAGCGAGCCAAGAAGCGGGGTCCTCCCCGGTCCCCTGAggtcctcctctgccccagcgTGCTGGAGCCCGTGCCTGGCCCCGACTGCCTGGTTGTCACTATCCTGGAGGTGCCGGAGGATGTGGCCCCGCCGGAGGGCCTGGGCAGGCTCGAGGTGGTGCGGCTGTACCGCTCCGCCAGCCTGGGCACATTGCCCTGCCACAGCCCTGGGCAGAAGTGCCACTCCTGGGGGTGGCGAGCTGTCCCCCGCTTCATCCTGGGTGTCCTCTGCCTCCTCTACTTCAGTTCTCTGCCCTTTGGTATCTACCTCCTGCTCATCGAGCACCACAGCCTGGGCATCGTCCTGGTCAGCCTTGTGCCCTccaccctcctcctctgcaTCGTCTACAGCCTCTGCCAGTGTCTATGCCGGGAGGTCTTTGGGTTCCCCCACTCCTGA